One genomic segment of Rubripirellula tenax includes these proteins:
- a CDS encoding dockerin type I domain-containing protein, with amino-acid sequence MPRRFLSARQSERRRRQLRRLMNVQRLETRQLMAADSIGVTPQDTGEFLLGSVGVTPVFLESNGEIDAESQNWTATEIDEMLAKVTTGVNWWSDTLDSLDTVHDLEFVVDDTYARTPFETPYEPIDRSTGALDEYIGHFVTELGYGDARSIEEAVQRFNHDQRLKLGTDWAFTIFVADSSDDPDGLFASGGSFSGAFAFAGGLFVVTPSTRPASTITHEMGHIFWARDEYQGGGSYTDRRGYYDTQNLNAADNPSEGFVQEISIMRGGVPLQSAYEAHVSPAVTLAMVGWQDSDGDGIFDLADVPHAINAVGHFDVETSLYQFTGTASAVPLRNRNSSGVQSDITLGRISELQYRLDDGAWTVAATPDSQVASFDVSVMIDEPFSTIDWRVIDTATGVTSPLVSSTRAVAAVAPASIAGVVFFDENGDGIKSIDESTLAMTRFDVTRPDGSPLFGGRTSADDLADGVIDDAATGSVSIAADGLVSDEEAGAFVIDGTDQRVFQSFDLQRSQWIHRWSSRVAMTAAFDETVGDVSVSFVGLDETSYGRVEAFDSDGNLIGRQTSAAIGEGQSVVVEVTDPRGSIASIRVFGHANTSVAISALEYGVNPSTGGALVTTDVSGALRLANLPDGTYSVSLAAELPIHSFGSTPIEVTVSGGTSSFVVAGATRVDSPRYNAANPADANQDEEVTARDALVIINDVTRNGSRILDATDTVGFDVDVNNDGSVSALDALVVINELARRQNSGNGEHIRTGSADELMRAWPEPLPISADSPKQVPQTASKYLSQTGSSAASLPIAQSEMIANVRRMFNFDGSEAVDEREYHWVADTTFGADGQNELQLGGRERFLEIFSKHDRQTASKTGETGTKSTLPQEYGGLFTTIDLDFQEPLGDSAL; translated from the coding sequence ATGCCGAGACGGTTTCTATCGGCCCGACAAAGTGAACGGAGACGACGTCAGCTTAGGCGGCTGATGAACGTCCAGCGGTTGGAGACTCGGCAGTTGATGGCGGCGGATTCGATCGGCGTCACGCCCCAGGACACCGGGGAATTCTTACTCGGCAGCGTTGGCGTGACACCCGTCTTCTTGGAAAGCAACGGCGAGATCGATGCCGAGTCCCAGAACTGGACGGCGACCGAGATCGACGAAATGCTTGCGAAAGTCACCACGGGGGTCAATTGGTGGAGCGACACGCTGGATTCGCTCGACACGGTCCACGATCTGGAATTTGTGGTCGATGATACGTATGCACGAACCCCGTTTGAAACGCCTTACGAACCCATCGATCGCAGCACCGGTGCGCTCGACGAATACATCGGCCACTTTGTAACCGAACTCGGTTATGGCGACGCCCGATCAATCGAAGAAGCCGTCCAGAGGTTCAATCACGACCAACGACTCAAGTTGGGTACCGATTGGGCGTTCACGATTTTTGTCGCGGACTCGTCCGACGACCCCGATGGTCTTTTCGCGTCCGGCGGCAGCTTTTCGGGCGCCTTTGCGTTCGCCGGCGGTCTTTTCGTTGTCACTCCGTCGACTCGTCCGGCATCCACCATCACGCACGAAATGGGCCACATTTTTTGGGCCCGCGACGAATACCAAGGCGGCGGTTCCTACACTGACCGTCGCGGATACTACGACACCCAAAACCTGAATGCGGCCGATAATCCAAGTGAGGGATTTGTTCAAGAAATCAGCATCATGCGGGGCGGCGTCCCGCTGCAGTCGGCGTACGAGGCCCACGTCAGCCCCGCGGTCACCTTGGCGATGGTGGGTTGGCAGGACTCTGATGGCGACGGCATTTTTGATCTCGCCGATGTGCCGCACGCGATCAACGCCGTCGGTCACTTCGATGTGGAAACATCGCTGTATCAATTCACCGGAACCGCGTCCGCGGTGCCGCTGCGCAATCGAAACTCGTCGGGTGTCCAAAGCGACATCACGCTGGGCCGGATCAGCGAATTGCAATATCGATTGGACGATGGTGCTTGGACCGTCGCGGCCACGCCAGACTCGCAAGTCGCCTCGTTCGACGTTTCCGTGATGATCGACGAACCGTTTTCGACGATCGATTGGCGAGTGATCGACACCGCAACGGGCGTGACCAGCCCGCTTGTTTCAAGCACCCGCGCGGTCGCTGCGGTCGCCCCCGCCAGCATCGCTGGTGTCGTATTTTTTGACGAGAACGGCGACGGAATCAAATCGATCGACGAATCAACGCTTGCGATGACCCGGTTCGACGTCACTCGGCCGGACGGATCCCCCTTGTTCGGCGGACGGACCAGCGCGGATGATCTGGCTGACGGCGTCATTGATGACGCGGCAACCGGTTCAGTTTCGATTGCCGCCGATGGCCTGGTAAGCGACGAAGAAGCGGGCGCGTTTGTGATCGATGGTACCGATCAACGCGTGTTTCAATCGTTCGATTTGCAACGATCCCAGTGGATCCACCGCTGGTCGTCTCGCGTTGCCATGACCGCTGCGTTTGACGAAACCGTGGGCGATGTTTCGGTATCGTTTGTCGGACTCGACGAAACCAGTTACGGACGCGTCGAAGCCTTCGATAGCGACGGCAACTTGATCGGTCGACAAACTTCGGCCGCGATCGGCGAGGGACAATCCGTCGTTGTTGAAGTCACCGATCCACGCGGGTCGATCGCCAGCATTCGCGTGTTCGGTCACGCCAACACATCCGTCGCGATTTCAGCACTGGAATACGGCGTCAATCCATCAACGGGTGGCGCGCTGGTAACGACCGATGTTTCTGGGGCCTTGCGATTGGCGAATCTGCCCGATGGAACCTATTCGGTTTCGCTAGCTGCCGAACTGCCGATTCATTCCTTCGGTTCCACGCCGATCGAGGTTACCGTCTCGGGTGGCACCAGCTCTTTTGTGGTCGCCGGGGCGACGCGTGTAGACAGCCCTCGCTACAACGCGGCGAACCCCGCCGATGCGAACCAGGACGAGGAAGTCACCGCACGTGACGCCCTGGTCATCATCAACGACGTAACTCGCAACGGTTCCCGAATCTTGGACGCCACCGACACCGTCGGTTTTGATGTCGACGTCAACAACGACGGTTCGGTTTCAGCGCTCGACGCATTGGTGGTGATCAACGAATTGGCCCGACGACAGAACTCCGGTAACGGCGAGCACATCCGTACAGGTTCTGCGGACGAATTGATGCGTGCGTGGCCCGAACCCCTGCCGATCTCTGCGGATTCGCCCAAACAGGTGCCCCAAACAGCGTCCAAATACCTTTCCCAAACCGGTTCATCCGCCGCATCTTTGCCAATCGCCCAATCAGAAATGATTGCCAATGTCCGGCGAATGTTCAACTTTGACGGTTCAGAGGCCGTTGATGAAAGGGAGTACCACTGGGTAGCCGATACTACCTTCGGGGCAGATGGCCAGAACGAGTTGCAGCTTGGCGGTCGCGAAAGATTTTTAGAAATTTTCTCGAAACACGACCGCCAGACGGCTTCAAAAACCGGCGAAACCGGGACCAAGAGCACTTTGCCGCAGGAATACGGTGGATTGTTTACGACGATCGACCTCGATTTTCAGGAACCTTTGGGCGACTCAGCGCTCTAA